A stretch of the Deltaproteobacteria bacterium genome encodes the following:
- a CDS encoding ATP-binding cassette domain-containing protein translates to MLRIENLKKTFNLGTMDQKVAIDGITLRIEKGDFVTVIGSNGAGKTTLLNLISGTYASDQGRIRVDGIDVTRLPEHKRAKYLGRIFQDPLMGTAASMTIEENLGMADLRGMTRTLRWGVTKVRREHYRVLLGKMGLGMEKRLRQSVSLLSGGQRQSLTLIMVTLTLPKLLLLDEHTAALDPKTARRVMDLTQKIISENQLTAMMVTHNMEQAIRFGNRLIMLHEGKIQLDISGEEKKSFTVQEAVQRFGATLKDESLLA, encoded by the coding sequence ATGCTGAGAATCGAGAACCTCAAAAAGACATTCAACCTGGGCACCATGGACCAGAAGGTGGCCATAGACGGTATCACCCTGCGGATTGAAAAGGGCGATTTCGTGACGGTCATTGGCAGCAACGGTGCGGGCAAAACGACATTGTTGAACCTCATATCCGGCACCTATGCATCGGATCAGGGACGAATCCGCGTCGACGGCATCGATGTGACCCGTCTTCCCGAGCACAAACGGGCCAAATACCTCGGCAGAATTTTTCAGGATCCGTTGATGGGTACGGCGGCTTCCATGACCATCGAGGAAAACCTGGGGATGGCTGACCTGAGGGGGATGACCAGAACGCTGCGGTGGGGGGTGACCAAAGTGAGACGCGAGCATTACCGGGTTCTCCTCGGGAAGATGGGACTCGGCATGGAAAAGCGTCTCAGACAATCGGTCAGCCTTCTTTCCGGCGGACAGCGTCAATCGCTGACCCTGATCATGGTGACCCTAACGCTGCCGAAACTGCTGCTTCTGGATGAACACACGGCCGCTTTGGACCCGAAGACCGCCAGACGGGTTATGGATCTGACGCAGAAAATCATTTCGGAAAATCAACTCACCGCCATGATGGTTACGCACAACATGGAGCAGGCCATCCGGTTTGGCAACCGGCTCATCATGCTGCACGAGGGGAAAATTCAGCTTGACATCTCAGGCGAGGAGAAAAAGTCGTTTACCGTTCAGGAAGCCGTGCAGCGCTTCGGTGCCACCCTCAAAGATGAGTCTCTCCTGGCGTGA
- a CDS encoding ABC transporter permease, giving the protein MFIESMLRIVPGSLEQGLAYALVALGIVISFRILSFPDLTVDGSFALGGAVVARLITEGVSPGLSVLTAVVSGFVAGCLTGLLNTRLKINSLLAGILIMTMLYSINLRIMGRSNIQLLTVDTLMTPLENLDMNRFIPIILFFLVVTAVVKLGADLFLHTQIGFAMRATGDNEQMIRTLGVNTDSMTVLGLGLSNALVALSGALVAQDQGFADVGMGIGMIVAGLAAIIIGETLVGTRTIQRMTLAAVVGSILYKAIISIGLRLGLAPTDLKMATGVMVILALGIPALKKEKEGKLHLRGV; this is encoded by the coding sequence ATGTTTATAGAGAGTATGTTGCGGATCGTTCCGGGTTCCCTTGAGCAGGGACTGGCATACGCGTTGGTGGCTTTAGGTATCGTCATCAGCTTCCGAATTCTGTCTTTTCCGGACCTCACGGTTGACGGCAGCTTCGCACTGGGCGGGGCCGTGGTGGCCCGCCTGATAACCGAGGGGGTTTCACCGGGGTTGAGCGTGCTGACGGCTGTCGTCAGCGGATTTGTCGCCGGGTGTCTGACCGGACTGTTGAACACCAGGCTGAAGATAAACAGCCTTCTGGCGGGTATTTTGATCATGACGATGCTCTATTCGATCAATCTGAGGATCATGGGACGGTCCAACATTCAACTGCTGACGGTCGACACCCTGATGACGCCGCTGGAGAACCTGGACATGAACCGGTTCATTCCCATCATCCTGTTTTTTCTGGTGGTTACGGCCGTGGTCAAGTTGGGTGCCGATCTCTTCCTGCACACTCAGATCGGATTCGCCATGCGGGCAACGGGCGACAATGAACAGATGATCAGAACGCTGGGCGTGAACACGGACAGCATGACCGTCCTCGGACTGGGCCTCTCCAATGCGCTTGTGGCCCTTTCCGGTGCGCTTGTGGCACAGGATCAGGGGTTTGCGGATGTGGGCATGGGCATCGGCATGATCGTAGCCGGACTTGCAGCCATTATCATCGGAGAGACGCTTGTCGGCACCAGGACCATCCAGCGCATGACACTCGCCGCCGTTGTCGGCTCGATTCTCTACAAAGCGATCATATCCATAGGGCTGCGACTGGGGCTGGCGCCCACGGACCTGAAGATGGCCACCGGTGTCATGGTGATCCTGGCTTTGGGTATCCCGGCCCTGAAAAAGGAAAAAGAGGGGAAACTGCATTTAAGAGGCGTGTGA
- a CDS encoding ABC transporter substrate-binding protein, giving the protein MKKTTLVGICLLLAGLLFCSGAWAEMIRIGEAQIVSHPALDNDSKGFKVALEEEGFVEGKNVVFDRQNAQGDQSNCAIIARKFEDDRVDLIHAISTPNAQASVKISKTIPIVFSSVTAPVDTGIVPKMGKTGTHVTGVSDRWPIELQCRMYQDLVPHAKRWGTIYNPGDVNVTFHIKEMKKAVEAMGDTLIEAHVSGSSEVMQAAQSLVGRVDAIHITSDNTAVSAFESIVKVCNENKIPLFAGDRDSCPRGAVAAYGLDYFKIGYTAGKKAARILKGEDPGEVEAGLAEGYSLWVSLQHAKAQGLALPTTLVEKAADKLWDEQGNVIKGR; this is encoded by the coding sequence ATGAAAAAAACAACTTTGGTGGGAATCTGTTTGTTGCTTGCAGGGTTGCTCTTCTGTTCTGGCGCCTGGGCCGAAATGATACGCATCGGCGAGGCGCAGATTGTTTCTCATCCGGCCCTGGACAACGACTCCAAAGGGTTCAAGGTAGCTTTGGAGGAAGAGGGCTTTGTCGAAGGAAAAAACGTGGTTTTCGACCGGCAGAACGCCCAGGGGGACCAGTCCAACTGCGCCATTATCGCGCGCAAGTTCGAGGATGACCGGGTCGATCTGATTCATGCTATCAGTACGCCGAACGCCCAGGCGTCCGTTAAGATTTCCAAGACCATTCCCATTGTCTTTTCCTCGGTAACGGCCCCCGTGGACACCGGCATCGTACCCAAAATGGGCAAGACCGGAACCCACGTTACCGGTGTGAGCGACAGATGGCCCATCGAGCTTCAGTGCCGCATGTACCAGGATCTGGTACCCCACGCCAAACGCTGGGGCACCATCTACAACCCCGGTGACGTGAATGTGACTTTCCATATCAAAGAGATGAAGAAGGCGGTGGAGGCGATGGGCGACACGCTCATCGAGGCGCATGTATCCGGCAGTTCGGAGGTGATGCAGGCTGCCCAGAGTCTGGTCGGGCGTGTGGACGCTATCCACATAACCTCGGACAATACCGCTGTTTCGGCCTTCGAATCCATCGTCAAGGTCTGTAACGAAAACAAGATCCCCTTGTTTGCAGGCGACAGGGACAGCTGCCCCAGAGGGGCCGTGGCCGCCTATGGGCTGGACTACTTCAAGATTGGATACACAGCCGGCAAGAAGGCCGCCAGAATCCTGAAAGGGGAAGACCCGGGTGAGGTCGAGGCCGGGCTCGCCGAAGGCTACAGCTTGTGGGTGAGCCTCCAGCATGCCAAGGCGCAGGGCCTCGCGCTTCCCACGACGCTGGTCGAAAAAGCGGCCGACAAGCTGTGGGATGAGCAGGGGAATGTCATTAAAGGCAGATAA